A window from Myripristis murdjan chromosome 11, fMyrMur1.1, whole genome shotgun sequence encodes these proteins:
- the eva1bb gene encoding eva-1 homolog Bb, which produces MEPIKRDMELLSNSMATYAHIKANPESFALYFMMGVCFGLLLALCLLVMGIACRRRSPSRAPPSPERRQLKESSEEEEEEEDDEEEEESIGEADGEDAEIPKVTAGPISERSSQSNGTLRSVNVFTSAEELEKARRLEERERIVREIWRNGQPDILVTGTGTIGRVHYH; this is translated from the exons ATGGAACCCATTAAGAGAGACATGGAGCTGCTCAGTAACAGCATGGCAACCTACGCTCACATCAAag CAAACCCAGAGAGCTTCGCCCTCTACTTCATGATGGGTGTGTGTTTCGGCCTGCTGCTGGCACTCTGCCTCCTGGTGATGGGCATCGCCTGCAGGCGCCGCAGCCCCAGCAGGGCTCCCCCCTCCCCTGAGAGGAGGCAGCTGAAGGAGtccagcgaggaggaggaggaggaggaagacgacgaggaggaggaggagagcattGGGGAAGCAGACGGGGAGGATGCAGAAATCCCCAAAGTGACAGCGGGGCCCATCAGTGAGCGCAGCAGCCAGTCTAACGGGACTCTGAGGAGTGTGAATGTGTTCACGTCAGccgaggagctggagaaggctCGGCgtctggaggagagggagcgcaTCGTCAGGGAGATCTGGAGGAACGGCCAGCCGGACATCCTGGTCACCGGGACGGGGACTATCGGCCGGGTACATTACCACTAA